Sequence from the Meleagris gallopavo isolate NT-WF06-2002-E0010 breed Aviagen turkey brand Nicholas breeding stock chromosome 15, Turkey_5.1, whole genome shotgun sequence genome:
ACAGCTGTCGGAGCAGGAACTGCTGTGCCAGGCTGCCACAGTGCTGACCAAGGTGACCCGCTGCAAGAAGGACTACGAGCCCCTCATCACCAGTCTGCAGAGCCTGCACGGCCAGATGGTAAGCATGGGGCAGGGCGATGCCTTCatccccagcagctccagcatcCCCAGCCCTGCGCATTGCACCCCACGCAGTGGCATCGCAGCCACCCCTGCATCTCCTTCTGGGGGCTGCAGCCATTCCCACACCGCAGGATGGTTCATCATGGGGGGAAGATGCTGAATCATAGATTCAGCAGGGAAGATGCttaatcatagaaccattaaggttagaaatgaatgatcatcaagtccaaccccagcccatccccaccatgcccacatccccaggtgccacatctccacatttctatGCTTGCAGGAGTGTAGCTGGGTGTTTTTCCCCAGCCCCCTGGACACCTCACCCCATGGCCATGAGGTCCAGGGGGACAAATGCCATGGGACCGCTTGCTTTTCCTGCTCCATTGGCTACAAACTTCTAAGCCCTGCTGTGTGCTTACATTTATGTTTCTCCTTTCCCAGAGCTGCCAGCTGAGCACCGACAACGAGATCTACCTGCGGAACTTCTTGCCAACGCTGGGGAACTTCACCCAGGCGCTGTACCGGCGGAACACAGCCACGGCTACAAACTGAAGCCCACCCCACCGCCTCCACCCTGCGGCCCCCGCACTGAGAGATTGGTTCTACAGCTCTTCACAGTTCTGAGCTCTTCACAGCGTGCACTTCCCCAGCTCTGAACCCAAACCCAACTCAGTCCtaaatgctcaggagcaccCGGCCCTGGCTGTCCTCTATGGCAAAGGGaacatccccatccccatctccatccctattctcatcccatcccaaactccatcccatctccatccccatactcatccccatccccatctccatttccatctccatctccatctccatctccatctccatctccatctccatcatCTCCATCTGCATCCCCATACTCATCTCCATCCCCCTCCTcacctccatctccatccccatccccaccttcATCCCCATCCCCTATCCCATCCCAGAACCTCTCTGGCTGAGGCTAAGCTCTCTGCACCCCATAACCAAGTGCTGCAATGGGTCC
This genomic interval carries:
- the LOC100303687 gene encoding interleukin-4 precursor (The RefSeq protein has 1 substitution compared to this genomic sequence), producing MHRTLKAALALLCLAELIASTPLPTSSMPKMKLSDITRSIQQLNKGEQVPCNDTRVAQVAFTDRKLSEQELLCQAATVLTKVTRCKKDYEPLITSLQSLHGQMSCQLSTDNEIYLRNFLPTLGNFTQALYRRNTATAAN